From one Clupea harengus unplaced genomic scaffold, Ch_v2.0.2, whole genome shotgun sequence genomic stretch:
- the LOC122129280 gene encoding aquaporin-7-like, producing MKDSQSMLEEGRAGEQKGSRREAPMAWFRNEVVRVGLAETLGTFVMMVFGLGSVAQVVTGKGAFGEYLSINLGFGIGVAMGVHVAGSVSGAHMNAAVSFTMCVFGRLKWAMLPLYITAQFLGSFLAAGTVFVLYYDAIHHYSEGNFTVSGPKATAGIFATYPAPYLSLHAGFLDQVLGTAMLLLCLMALSDQRNQPAPKGTEPLASGLLVLLIGISLGSNSGYAINPTRDLAPRVFSALAGWGPEVFKAGSGWWWVPVVAPLVGGVLGALIYRVFVEMHHPRIRAQGPENEPEREPLYQLEKAAPAEMCV from the exons ATGAAGGATTCCCAGAGCATGCTGGAAGAGGGACGCGCAGGGGAACAAAAGGGAAGCAGAAGAGAGGCCCCCATGGCCTGGTTCAGGAATGAGGTTGTCCGGGTGGGGCTGGCCGAGACACTCGGCACATTCGTTATGATG GTTTTCGGGCTCGGTTCAGTGGCTCAGGTGGTCACAGGGAAGGGAGCGTTTGGGGAGTACCTGAGCATCAACCTGGGTTTCGGGATAGGTGTGGCGATGGGGGTACACGTAGCTGGCAGCGTTTCTG gTGCCCATATGAATGCAGCGGTCTCCTTTACGATGTGTGTCTTTGGCCGTCTGAAGTGGGCGATGCTTCCTTTGTACATCACAGCACAGTTTCTGGGATCTTTTCTAGCAGCTGGAACAGTCTTTGTCCTCTACTATG ATGCCATTCATCATTACAGTGAGGGAAACTTCACAGTATCTGGCCCAAAAGCAACAGCTGGGATTTTTGCCACCTATCCAGCcccatacctctctctccacgCTGGCTTCCTAGACCAG GTGCTGGGCACTGCCATGTTGCTTCTCTGCCTGATGGCCCTGTCAGATCAGCGAAACCAGCCGGCACCCAAGGGCACCGAACCTCTGGCTTCCGGCCTCCTGGTACTGCTGATTGGCATCTCTCTGGGTAGCAACAGTGGCTACGCCATCAATCCCACTCGAGACTTGGCACCCCGAGTCTTCAGTGCCCTCGCTGGATGGGGACCTGAGGTGTTCAA GGCAGGCTCTGGATGGTGGTGGGTTCCTGTGGTGGCCCCTTTGGTTGGGGGGGTCCTGGGCGCCCTGATCTACAGGGTGTTTGTGGAGATGCATCACCCCCGCATACGGGCCCAGGGGCCGGAAAACGAGCCAGAACGCGAACCGCTGTACCAGCTGGAAAAAGCCGCTCccg